The following proteins are co-located in the Trichocoleus sp. genome:
- the trxB gene encoding thioredoxin-disulfide reductase, whose protein sequence is MTNPTVENVVIIGSGPAGYTAAIYAARANLKPFMFEGYQAGGLPGGQLMTTTEVENFPGFPEGITGPQLMDRMKAQAIRWGAELVTEDVTHVDFSQRPFVIRSEEREVQAHSVIIATGATARRLGLPDEHQFWSRGISACAICDGATPIFRSAELAVIGGGDSAAEEAVYLTKYGSHVHLLVRGERMRASKAMQDRVLSNPKITVHWNTQAIGVFGNEKHMEGVKIQNIQTGEESKLEVKGLFYAIGHTPNTSLFKGQIDLDDVGYIVTGNGVETNIEGVYAAGDVQDHEYRQAITAAGTGCMAAMLAERWLSVNGLAQEFHQAEEAEKPTEGTPHKTEAEQEAEFDINRTHHEGGFALRKLYHDSDRLIMVKYASPTCGPCHTLKPILAKIVDEFEGKIHYVEIDIEQDPKIAESAGVVGTPTIQFFKDKDLVGEMKGVKPKSQYRETIQKHLGAVLV, encoded by the coding sequence ATGACAAACCCAACGGTAGAAAACGTTGTCATTATTGGCTCTGGGCCGGCGGGATATACAGCAGCAATTTATGCAGCACGCGCCAACTTGAAACCCTTTATGTTTGAAGGCTATCAAGCAGGAGGGCTACCGGGTGGGCAATTGATGACCACGACCGAAGTCGAAAACTTTCCTGGCTTTCCAGAAGGGATTACGGGTCCTCAGCTAATGGACCGGATGAAGGCGCAGGCAATTCGTTGGGGCGCAGAACTTGTTACAGAAGACGTGACTCATGTGGATTTCAGCCAGCGTCCTTTTGTCATCCGTTCTGAGGAGCGAGAAGTACAGGCACATAGCGTCATTATTGCCACAGGAGCCACCGCAAGGCGACTTGGTCTGCCTGATGAGCATCAATTTTGGAGCCGAGGCATTTCCGCCTGTGCTATTTGTGATGGGGCAACGCCCATTTTCCGCAGTGCAGAACTGGCAGTCATTGGTGGTGGAGACTCAGCCGCAGAAGAAGCAGTCTACCTGACCAAATATGGCTCTCACGTGCATCTGCTGGTACGCGGTGAAAGAATGCGCGCCAGTAAAGCCATGCAGGATCGGGTGCTAAGTAACCCAAAGATTACCGTTCACTGGAATACGCAGGCGATCGGTGTTTTCGGGAACGAGAAGCACATGGAAGGCGTGAAGATTCAGAATATCCAGACGGGCGAAGAGAGCAAGCTAGAGGTCAAAGGGTTGTTCTATGCGATCGGTCATACGCCGAACACTTCTCTATTTAAAGGACAGATAGACCTGGATGACGTCGGTTATATTGTCACGGGCAACGGCGTAGAAACTAACATTGAAGGAGTCTATGCGGCGGGAGACGTGCAGGATCACGAATATCGTCAGGCAATTACGGCTGCCGGAACTGGATGTATGGCGGCAATGCTGGCAGAGCGCTGGCTCTCAGTCAATGGTTTAGCCCAAGAGTTTCATCAAGCTGAGGAAGCCGAAAAACCGACTGAAGGCACACCTCACAAGACCGAAGCAGAACAAGAAGCTGAGTTTGACATTAATCGGACGCATCATGAAGGTGGCTTTGCCCTGCGGAAGCTCTATCACGACAGCGATCGATTGATTATGGTGAAATATGCTTCGCCGACTTGCGGCCCCTGCCATACGCTGAAGCCAATCCTCGCGAAAATTGTGGATGAGTTTGAGGGCAAAATCCACTATGTCGAAATTGACATTGAGCAAGACCCCAAAATTGCTGAATCTGCTGGCGTTGTTGGTACGCCCACCATCCAATTCTTTAAAGACAAAGACCTGGTTGGCGAAATGAAAGGCGTGAAGCCCAAGAGCCAATATCGTGAAACGATCCAGAAGCATTTGGGAGCTGTCTTAGTCTAG
- a CDS encoding glutathione S-transferase, with amino-acid sequence MLLLQFSTSHYCRKARLALGYKQIPYQVENLSPGFHALKLKPLTGTTTVPVLIPQPGQLEAIGDSTRIFHFLETYQPEPPLSLPDPTLNAEVWALEDWLDESIGVATRFIYYDFRAGAGKQIDPSISSQVLIRVVRWQYGITSARVELAIERLKTALVLLKQRWEQGYLVGDRLTAADLAAAALLSPLALIPSYRETHAWLFDRIAEIHRTCGEPLPPRLGEEES; translated from the coding sequence ATGCTCTTGCTTCAGTTCAGCACCTCCCACTATTGCCGCAAAGCGCGGTTAGCGTTGGGCTATAAACAAATTCCTTATCAGGTCGAAAACCTATCGCCTGGATTCCATGCCCTGAAGTTGAAGCCGCTTACAGGCACAACCACTGTTCCGGTTCTGATTCCACAACCAGGGCAACTAGAGGCGATCGGGGATTCCACGCGAATTTTTCACTTTCTCGAAACCTATCAGCCTGAGCCTCCTCTCTCTTTGCCTGATCCAACGCTAAACGCAGAAGTTTGGGCGTTAGAAGACTGGCTGGACGAAAGCATTGGGGTTGCAACACGCTTTATTTATTACGATTTCCGGGCCGGAGCAGGGAAGCAAATTGATCCTTCCATTTCTAGTCAGGTTCTGATCCGAGTAGTGCGCTGGCAATATGGCATTACTTCGGCAAGAGTTGAACTGGCGATCGAGCGGCTGAAAACGGCATTAGTCCTTTTGAAACAGCGGTGGGAGCAGGGATATTTGGTTGGCGATCGATTGACTGCCGCAGATCTGGCTGCTGCTGCTTTGCTCAGCCCGCTGGCTCTGATTCCAAGCTACCGCGAAACTCATGCATGGCTTTTCGATCGAATTGCTGAGATTCATCGTACCTGCGGCGAGCCTTTACCACCCAGATTGGGGGAGGAGGAATCCTAG
- a CDS encoding chloride channel protein — protein sequence MNQTADSQEPIHSEVTASELSPKSLNRFWHRLQPSPEAIVLLLAVLVGTGAGSGVVLFRALIHAAHHFMFGEVSSFLSSWGHWTLALIPLLGGMIIGLMRWRMRNFGPGLATLLEVVQGSRELLLLNPITKMVAASISLGSGASLGPEGPSVEIGAYFSLLLGQVLKVSQERRRLLLGAGAAAGLAAGFNAPIAGVFFALEVVLGTAFATSVAGVVLLAAVVAAWITQIGLGSQPAFTLPVYEVRSLMELPLYVGLGLLASLLSLLHVRALKFSQRWFQGQVAGFHWVSHIPQPFHPVIGGALLGLVALQLPQILGVGYETIESMLQDVQFPLSLVIALLVAKLVLTAISFGSGFVGGVFAPALFLGASLGSVYSKVLSIALPMLHDYIASPPAYAMVGMAAVLAASVRAPLTAILLLFELTHDYRIVLPLMTAVGLSIWLAENLEPNVVIDNTTQTPETETLTHGEPIALTVAEAMRPTPLQILDTLTIAEAGQQLISHRCHSALVMDADQQLLGIVTLDDINRLIQRSKSEEETTHLLQQPIHHFCTTNMIYAYADQLVTEASSHMLARGLHQLPVVERDRPHQVIGLISQEDIALASSIARTREALQQHLETSQQKPLALLELN from the coding sequence ATGAACCAAACTGCTGATTCTCAGGAGCCAATCCACTCTGAAGTGACTGCCTCAGAACTTTCTCCAAAGTCTCTGAACCGTTTTTGGCATCGGCTACAGCCTTCCCCAGAGGCGATCGTCCTGTTGCTGGCAGTGTTAGTTGGAACAGGAGCCGGATCAGGAGTTGTACTGTTTCGTGCCCTGATTCACGCGGCGCATCATTTCATGTTTGGCGAGGTGTCCAGTTTCTTATCCAGTTGGGGACACTGGACGCTGGCTCTCATCCCTTTGTTGGGTGGCATGATCATTGGGCTAATGCGCTGGCGGATGCGTAATTTTGGTCCCGGATTGGCAACCTTGCTGGAGGTGGTGCAGGGCAGCCGAGAACTGCTGTTGCTGAACCCAATTACCAAAATGGTAGCTGCTTCGATCTCGCTGGGCAGTGGGGCATCGCTGGGCCCTGAAGGTCCAAGTGTGGAGATTGGGGCATATTTCAGCTTGCTATTAGGGCAGGTCTTAAAGGTTTCTCAGGAGCGACGACGGTTATTGTTGGGGGCGGGGGCAGCAGCGGGTTTGGCAGCAGGGTTTAATGCGCCGATCGCGGGTGTGTTCTTTGCCTTAGAGGTGGTTTTAGGCACAGCCTTTGCGACTTCTGTTGCAGGAGTAGTGCTATTAGCGGCAGTGGTAGCCGCCTGGATTACGCAAATTGGTTTAGGTTCGCAACCTGCTTTTACCTTACCTGTCTATGAAGTGCGGAGCCTAATGGAATTGCCGCTCTATGTTGGGTTGGGGCTGCTGGCAAGCCTGCTTTCTTTGCTCCATGTGCGGGCGCTCAAGTTTTCCCAACGCTGGTTTCAAGGTCAGGTTGCAGGCTTCCACTGGGTCAGCCACATTCCGCAACCCTTTCATCCGGTGATTGGGGGAGCGTTGCTAGGACTAGTGGCGCTACAGTTGCCGCAGATTTTAGGCGTCGGGTATGAAACTATCGAGTCAATGTTGCAAGACGTGCAGTTTCCGCTGTCGCTGGTGATTGCGCTTCTCGTCGCTAAGCTGGTTCTGACGGCAATTAGCTTTGGCAGCGGCTTTGTGGGCGGTGTGTTTGCGCCTGCCTTGTTCCTCGGGGCTTCATTGGGATCGGTGTATAGCAAGGTTTTGTCGATCGCGCTGCCCATGCTGCATGACTATATAGCCTCCCCTCCGGCTTACGCGATGGTTGGCATGGCGGCTGTTTTGGCGGCAAGTGTGCGCGCCCCGCTGACGGCAATTCTGCTCCTGTTTGAACTCACTCACGACTACCGGATTGTGCTACCGCTGATGACAGCCGTCGGGCTGAGCATCTGGCTGGCTGAAAATCTGGAACCTAACGTCGTGATAGACAACACAACGCAAACGCCAGAAACCGAAACCTTGACACATGGCGAACCGATCGCGCTAACAGTTGCCGAAGCCATGCGTCCTACACCGCTCCAGATTCTAGATACCCTGACAATTGCCGAAGCTGGGCAGCAACTCATTTCTCACCGCTGTCACAGTGCTTTAGTCATGGATGCAGATCAACAGTTGCTTGGTATTGTTACGCTGGATGACATTAATCGCCTGATTCAGCGATCGAAGTCTGAGGAAGAGACGACCCACCTGCTCCAGCAGCCGATCCATCATTTCTGCACCACCAACATGATTTACGCTTATGCTGATCAACTGGTTACAGAAGCAAGTTCACACATGCTGGCAAGAGGGCTACACCAGCTTCCCGTGGTTGAACGCGATCGTCCTCATCAAGTGATTGGCTTAATTTCTCAAGAAGATATTGCGCTTGCCAGCAGCATTGCCCGCACTCGCGAAGCCCTCCAGCAGCATCTTGAGACCAGCCAACAAAAACCACTGGCGTTGCTAGAACTGAACTGA
- the rpsB gene encoding 30S ribosomal protein S2 yields the protein MPVVSLAQLLESGVHFGHQTRRWNPKMAPYIYTSRNGVHIIDLVQTAQLMEEAYTYLRNASEQGKRVLFVGTKRQAAGIIAQEASRCGAYYVNQRWLGGMLTNWATIKTRVERLKELERRQETGALDLLPKKEAAVLRRELEKLQKYLGGIRGMRKLPDIVVIVDQRREYNAVQECEKLNVPIVSLLDTNCDPDTVDIPIPANDDAIRSIKLIVGKLADAIYEGRHGELEAEEEYEDYDGAEEEYEYDETELVEDEEETAET from the coding sequence ATGCCCGTTGTTTCATTGGCTCAATTATTAGAGTCTGGGGTTCACTTTGGACATCAGACCCGCCGCTGGAATCCCAAGATGGCGCCCTACATCTACACCTCGCGGAATGGGGTTCACATTATTGATCTGGTGCAAACCGCTCAATTGATGGAAGAAGCCTACACCTATCTCCGCAATGCCTCCGAGCAAGGGAAGCGCGTGCTGTTTGTGGGAACCAAGCGTCAGGCGGCTGGCATTATTGCTCAAGAAGCAAGCCGTTGTGGAGCTTATTATGTCAACCAGCGCTGGCTGGGCGGAATGCTGACCAACTGGGCGACAATTAAAACTCGCGTTGAACGACTCAAAGAACTAGAGCGGAGACAGGAAACTGGCGCTCTTGATCTGCTGCCCAAGAAAGAAGCGGCCGTGCTGCGTCGGGAACTGGAAAAACTGCAAAAGTACCTGGGTGGTATCCGGGGAATGCGGAAACTGCCTGACATTGTCGTGATTGTCGATCAGCGACGTGAATACAATGCTGTGCAAGAGTGCGAGAAGCTTAATGTGCCGATCGTCTCTCTGCTAGACACGAACTGCGATCCCGATACCGTTGACATTCCCATTCCTGCGAACGATGACGCGATTCGATCGATTAAATTAATCGTCGGAAAACTCGCTGACGCAATCTATGAAGGGCGTCACGGTGAGCTGGAAGCCGAGGAAGAGTACGAAGACTACGACGGCGCAGAAGAAGAGTACGAATACGACGAAACTGAGTTGGTAGAAGACGAAGAAGAAACGGCAGAAACCTAA
- the recG gene encoding ATP-dependent DNA helicase RecG — protein sequence MDWLRLQKALSIEAESGFNDLMGNQYRFSEFLGFSLNQPPAELPLRERERLQEIAEQFSGYPDLSFAQRQHLVAETRRLLHQARRIVEEAGEQGTGGAERGQGSGSLVAKEGTQLTLAEASGVKTAPAKLPRTTALVKPDRTVPITLEQAATYLPGIGPKNSERLAKLGLYSVKDLLYYYPRDHIDYARQVNIRNLEPGETVTLIATVKRCTCFTSPKNAKLTIFQLVVADRTGQIQLNRFYAGNRYSNRGWQEQQKRLFPPGAVIAASGLVKKDKYRATLEDPQIEVIDHSGASIDSLKVGRIVPIYPLTEGVDADLVRRAVVAALPAVSQIQEPLPAGLRKKYDLIGLQEAIANIHYPADQAALESARRRLVFDEFFYLQLGLLRRRQTQQQKQTTIALVPTGELIEKFYQVLPFELTNAQKRVVNDILNDLQKTVPMNRLVQGDVGSGKTVVAVVAVLAAIQSGYQAALMAPTEVLAEQHYRKLVEWFNLLHLPVELLTGSTKVSKRRPMLAQLATGELPLLVGTHALIEDPVQFQRLGLVVIDEQHRFGVGQRARLQQKGDYPHVLTMTATPIPRTLALTLHGDLDVSQIDELPPGRKSIQTTVLTGRDRTDAYTLMRREVAQGRQIYVVLPLVEESEKLDLKSAIEEYQRLQETIFPEFKVGLLHGRMTSAEKEESINKFRDNETQILVSTTVVEVGVDVPNATVMLIEHAERFGLSQLHQLRGRVGRGGSQSFCLLMSSSKAQTANQRLKVLEQSQDGFFISEMDLRFRGPGEVLGTRQSGLPDFALASLVEDQGVLEIAREAAETAIQKDATLERWTLMKAELEYRYRKLMGGTILT from the coding sequence ATGGACTGGCTCCGACTCCAAAAGGCACTCTCGATCGAAGCTGAAAGCGGGTTCAATGACCTGATGGGGAATCAGTATCGTTTTAGTGAGTTTCTGGGGTTTAGCTTGAATCAACCCCCCGCAGAGTTGCCTTTGAGAGAGCGGGAGCGGTTACAGGAGATTGCTGAGCAATTTAGCGGTTATCCAGATCTCTCTTTTGCCCAGCGGCAGCATCTCGTAGCAGAAACAAGGCGATTGCTGCATCAGGCACGCCGAATCGTTGAGGAAGCAGGCGAGCAGGGCACAGGGGGGGCAGAAAGGGGTCAGGGATCGGGGAGTTTGGTGGCGAAAGAGGGAACACAGTTGACTTTGGCGGAAGCGTCTGGTGTAAAGACTGCGCCTGCTAAGTTACCGCGTACTACAGCACTTGTGAAGCCCGATCGCACAGTACCCATTACGCTCGAACAGGCAGCCACTTATTTACCGGGAATCGGTCCTAAAAACAGTGAACGTCTGGCGAAGTTAGGGCTGTACAGCGTCAAGGATTTGCTCTACTACTATCCGCGTGATCACATTGATTATGCCCGTCAGGTCAACATCCGGAATCTGGAACCGGGAGAGACTGTCACATTAATCGCCACCGTAAAACGATGCACCTGCTTCACAAGCCCCAAAAACGCGAAGCTGACAATTTTTCAGCTTGTTGTGGCAGATCGGACAGGGCAAATTCAGCTGAACCGTTTCTATGCGGGTAACCGCTACAGTAATCGAGGCTGGCAGGAGCAACAAAAACGGCTCTTTCCGCCAGGAGCAGTGATTGCTGCTTCGGGGTTGGTCAAAAAGGACAAATATCGGGCAACGCTAGAAGACCCTCAGATTGAGGTCATTGATCACTCTGGAGCCTCGATCGACTCACTCAAAGTTGGGCGGATTGTCCCAATTTATCCACTGACAGAAGGCGTAGATGCAGATTTGGTGCGACGGGCAGTGGTGGCAGCATTACCCGCAGTCAGTCAAATTCAAGAACCACTCCCGGCAGGTCTGCGAAAAAAATATGATTTGATTGGCTTGCAGGAGGCGATCGCCAATATTCACTATCCTGCAGATCAAGCAGCCCTGGAGTCAGCAAGGAGACGGCTCGTTTTTGATGAGTTCTTCTATTTGCAACTGGGTTTACTGCGCCGCAGACAGACGCAGCAGCAAAAACAAACGACGATCGCGCTAGTCCCAACAGGGGAGTTAATCGAAAAGTTTTATCAGGTTTTGCCGTTTGAGTTAACCAATGCCCAAAAGCGAGTTGTGAATGACATTCTGAACGACTTGCAAAAGACAGTGCCGATGAATCGACTGGTTCAGGGTGATGTCGGTTCGGGAAAAACAGTTGTGGCAGTGGTAGCGGTGTTGGCGGCGATCCAGTCTGGCTATCAAGCAGCGTTGATGGCTCCAACAGAAGTTTTGGCAGAACAGCACTATCGCAAGTTAGTGGAATGGTTTAATCTGCTGCACCTTCCAGTCGAGCTGCTCACGGGTTCAACGAAAGTCTCGAAGCGCAGACCCATGCTGGCACAGTTGGCAACCGGAGAACTGCCGCTGCTGGTGGGCACTCATGCCCTGATTGAAGATCCTGTCCAGTTTCAGCGGTTAGGGTTAGTGGTCATCGATGAACAGCACCGCTTTGGCGTGGGGCAACGGGCAAGGCTGCAGCAAAAGGGCGACTATCCGCATGTGTTGACGATGACCGCAACTCCAATTCCTCGCACATTGGCGCTGACGCTGCATGGTGACCTGGATGTCAGCCAGATTGATGAACTGCCACCGGGACGCAAATCCATTCAAACCACCGTTTTAACGGGGCGCGATCGCACAGACGCCTATACTCTGATGCGGCGGGAAGTCGCGCAGGGTCGGCAAATCTATGTTGTGTTGCCCTTAGTCGAGGAGTCGGAAAAGCTGGATTTGAAATCGGCGATCGAGGAGTATCAGCGGTTGCAAGAAACGATTTTCCCAGAGTTCAAAGTGGGTTTGCTGCATGGACGCATGACTTCAGCAGAAAAAGAAGAATCGATTAACAAATTCCGCGATAACGAGACGCAAATTTTAGTCTCGACAACGGTTGTTGAAGTCGGGGTGGATGTGCCGAACGCGACTGTAATGCTGATTGAACATGCTGAGCGGTTTGGGCTATCGCAACTTCACCAGCTTCGAGGTCGGGTGGGGCGAGGCGGCAGTCAGTCTTTTTGTTTGCTGATGAGTAGTTCCAAGGCACAAACAGCAAACCAGCGGTTGAAAGTGCTGGAACAGTCGCAGGATGGCTTCTTTATCTCAGAGATGGATCTGCGCTTCCGGGGACCCGGTGAGGTTTTGGGAACTCGTCAGTCTGGATTACCTGATTTTGCCCTGGCAAGCTTAGTTGAAGATCAGGGCGTGCTAGAAATTGCCCGCGAAGCTGCCGAAACGGCAATCCAAAAAGACGCAACGCTGGAACGCTGGACTTTGATGAAAGCAGAGCTAGAGTATCGCTATCGCAAGCTGATGGGCGGCACGATTTTGACTTAG
- a CDS encoding glycosyltransferase family 2 protein produces the protein MLEHIQPKHCVEPTAIVFFSVVIPTYNRLPILEKCLRALEAQVIPADSPIAGYEVVVVDDGSTDRTIDWLQTHQAELPHVKLFQQDHQGPAAARNLGVEKASGDTIIFIDSDLVVLEGFLQAHATTLVEGEKTLGSDRLFTYGRVINTCNFDDPTSEPFKVTDFSAAYFATGNVAIARRWLEQAGLFDTGFQLYGWEDLELGVRLKQLGLTLIKCPEAAGYHWHPPFALSQIPKLIDQEVQRGRMGVLFYQKHPTWEVRMMIQMTWIHRLLWGILSAGGLLNEKTMAPLLQWLIDRGKPQLALELARIFLNWYNVKGVYAAYSEMQKA, from the coding sequence GTGCTAGAACACATCCAGCCCAAACATTGCGTTGAACCTACTGCCATCGTGTTTTTTAGCGTTGTTATTCCAACTTACAATCGTCTTCCTATCCTGGAAAAATGCTTGCGGGCATTAGAAGCACAAGTCATTCCAGCGGATAGCCCGATCGCAGGCTATGAAGTAGTTGTGGTAGATGATGGCTCGACCGATCGGACGATCGATTGGCTGCAAACGCATCAAGCGGAACTGCCCCACGTCAAACTCTTCCAGCAAGATCATCAGGGTCCAGCGGCGGCACGAAACCTGGGAGTCGAGAAGGCGTCAGGCGATACGATTATTTTTATTGATAGTGATCTGGTGGTGCTGGAAGGCTTTTTACAAGCTCATGCCACAACGCTGGTTGAAGGTGAGAAAACCCTGGGAAGCGATCGGCTGTTTACCTACGGCAGAGTGATCAATACTTGCAATTTTGATGATCCAACTTCTGAACCCTTCAAGGTGACAGATTTCTCGGCTGCCTATTTTGCGACCGGAAATGTAGCGATCGCACGCAGATGGCTGGAGCAAGCCGGACTGTTTGACACAGGTTTTCAGCTTTATGGCTGGGAAGATTTAGAACTGGGTGTTCGCCTAAAGCAGCTTGGGCTGACATTGATCAAGTGCCCTGAAGCCGCAGGCTATCACTGGCATCCACCGTTTGCGCTCAGCCAGATCCCCAAACTGATTGATCAAGAAGTTCAGCGAGGGCGTATGGGCGTTCTGTTTTATCAAAAGCATCCAACCTGGGAAGTGCGAATGATGATCCAAATGACCTGGATTCATCGCCTGCTTTGGGGCATCCTCTCTGCGGGTGGCTTGCTCAACGAGAAAACCATGGCTCCGCTGCTGCAATGGCTGATCGATCGCGGCAAACCCCAGCTTGCCCTGGAACTCGCCCGAATTTTTCTCAATTGGTACAACGTTAAAGGTGTTTATGCTGCCTATTCTGAGATGCAGAAAGCTTGA
- the argG gene encoding argininosuccinate synthase, protein MKAQDLQGKTIAFAGSGGLDSCTITRWLTDQGVNVVCFTADLGQPDEDDPADIERRMLAAGASEFVLLPCREAIAQAGLQVIQAQACYEGRYWNTTGIARCVLTEAMVREMKKRGLAIFSHGATGRGNDQVRFQLITNMLAPEFEVYAPWRDESFLARFPGRSEMIDFCEEKGLIVSATKDKPYSTDANLLGLTHESGMLEALTTPAQFVKPIMGCYPVDAPDTTEQFTVRFEAGRPVSINGKTVSLVDAFLTTNAIGGKYGVGIGTHLVENRFVGIKSRGVYESPGVEILGTCYAYLLQLILDRRAREFYDQLSLLVAKQIYQGYWFDLATQMAQRALDRTAELATGTITVSIYKGTLSFVSATDIAHCLYSEENASMEGVGDYNHSDSEGLLRVFGVSARVLATTGQVKLSD, encoded by the coding sequence ATGAAAGCGCAAGACTTACAGGGAAAAACGATCGCCTTTGCTGGTTCGGGTGGCTTAGATAGCTGCACCATTACTCGCTGGCTGACTGACCAGGGTGTGAATGTGGTTTGCTTTACCGCAGACCTGGGACAGCCCGACGAAGATGATCCGGCAGATATTGAAAGACGAATGCTGGCAGCCGGAGCCTCAGAATTTGTGTTACTCCCCTGTCGGGAGGCGATCGCCCAGGCTGGACTCCAGGTGATTCAAGCGCAGGCTTGCTATGAAGGACGCTACTGGAACACCACAGGCATTGCTCGCTGCGTGCTGACCGAGGCAATGGTTCGTGAGATGAAAAAGCGAGGGCTGGCTATCTTCAGTCATGGTGCGACCGGACGAGGCAACGACCAGGTACGGTTCCAGCTCATCACCAATATGCTGGCTCCCGAATTTGAGGTGTATGCGCCCTGGCGTGATGAATCTTTCCTGGCAAGATTTCCGGGTCGGAGCGAGATGATTGATTTCTGTGAGGAGAAAGGGCTAATCGTCTCCGCTACCAAAGATAAACCCTACTCCACCGATGCTAACCTGCTTGGACTCACTCATGAATCAGGGATGCTGGAAGCCCTAACCACACCTGCACAATTTGTGAAGCCAATTATGGGTTGCTATCCGGTAGATGCGCCAGATACAACTGAGCAGTTTACAGTCCGGTTTGAGGCAGGTCGTCCTGTTTCCATTAATGGCAAAACTGTGAGCCTAGTTGATGCCTTCCTGACAACCAACGCGATCGGCGGCAAATATGGCGTAGGCATTGGCACACACTTAGTCGAGAACCGCTTTGTTGGCATTAAATCTCGCGGCGTTTACGAAAGCCCTGGCGTTGAGATTTTAGGCACCTGCTATGCCTATCTACTGCAGTTAATTCTCGATCGCCGTGCCCGCGAATTTTATGACCAGCTCTCTCTTTTAGTAGCCAAGCAAATTTATCAAGGCTATTGGTTTGATCTGGCAACCCAGATGGCACAACGGGCGCTCGATCGAACTGCTGAACTCGCAACTGGAACAATCACCGTTTCCATCTACAAAGGCACACTTTCGTTTGTCTCTGCCACCGATATTGCTCACTGCCTCTATTCTGAAGAAAATGCCTCAATGGAAGGCGTTGGTGACTACAACCACTCTGATTCAGAAGGACTGTTGCGCGTCTTTGGCGTCAGTGCAAGAGTGCTGGCAACAACAGGTCAGGTGAAATTAAGCGACTAG
- a CDS encoding glycosyltransferase, whose protein sequence is MYAACDAWLFPSRREGFGLPILEAMACRTPVIGTPAGAAPELLVDNAGILVKPEDPEDMARAIKQVCSLSESEWEAMSDAAYLKATSYTWEDAVDRFEEALQTAMAQQLVQV, encoded by the coding sequence ATTTATGCCGCTTGCGATGCCTGGTTATTTCCCAGCCGTCGAGAAGGTTTTGGTCTACCGATTCTAGAAGCAATGGCTTGCCGAACACCTGTCATTGGGACGCCAGCCGGAGCAGCACCAGAACTTTTAGTGGATAATGCTGGGATTTTGGTGAAGCCTGAAGATCCTGAAGACATGGCAAGGGCAATCAAGCAAGTTTGCAGCCTTTCAGAATCAGAGTGGGAGGCAATGTCTGATGCTGCTTATCTGAAAGCAACCAGCTATACCTGGGAAGACGCAGTCGATCGCTTTGAGGAGGCTCTGCAAACCGCAATGGCGCAACAGTTGGTTCAAGTGTAG
- a CDS encoding ATP synthase F0 subunit B: MLRQDPDRLSPDRRKPNPNQNGGSANRPNNASQGEGVRLGNIDIQRELNKLEEMILDSPRIPLSRRTLIDEEQFLDQLDLVRLNLPGAFQEATDLILHKEDLLLDAEQYAQEIVAAAEQRAAQILDEIGIIRQAEIEAQRIRQQVQQECEAMQDQTIADIEQLRRRAQQELEDMQRMALAECQEIQRGADDYADRVLREMEQQLNEMMRVVRNGRQQLGNSSASRNEPTPYDNYPNQRY; this comes from the coding sequence ATGCTTCGCCAAGACCCCGATCGTCTCAGCCCAGACCGCAGAAAGCCCAATCCAAACCAGAATGGGGGAAGTGCCAACCGACCCAACAATGCCAGCCAGGGAGAAGGCGTGAGGCTCGGCAATATTGATATCCAGCGCGAACTGAACAAGCTGGAAGAAATGATTCTGGACAGCCCCCGGATTCCACTCAGCCGCCGAACGCTGATTGATGAGGAGCAATTTCTCGATCAGCTCGATCTCGTGCGGCTCAATCTGCCTGGTGCCTTTCAGGAAGCAACAGACTTGATACTACACAAAGAGGATTTGCTGCTTGATGCAGAGCAGTATGCCCAGGAGATTGTTGCTGCGGCAGAGCAACGGGCAGCCCAAATTCTCGATGAGATTGGCATTATTCGGCAGGCAGAAATAGAGGCGCAGCGCATCCGGCAGCAGGTTCAGCAAGAATGCGAGGCAATGCAGGATCAAACAATCGCAGATATTGAGCAACTGCGCCGTCGTGCCCAACAAGAACTCGAAGATATGCAGCGGATGGCACTAGCAGAATGTCAGGAAATTCAGCGGGGTGCTGACGACTATGCCGATCGCGTTCTGCGAGAAATGGAGCAGCAATTAAATGAAATGATGCGTGTAGTGCGGAACGGACGACAGCAGTTGGGCAATTCATCTGCCTCGCGCAATGAACCAACCCCCTATGACAATTACCCCAATCAACGGTACTAA